From Bufo gargarizans isolate SCDJY-AF-19 chromosome 10, ASM1485885v1, whole genome shotgun sequence, the proteins below share one genomic window:
- the WEE1 gene encoding wee1-like protein kinase, whose translation MSFPDIRQKLMFSASDFEEEDGNSTGEDSAFQESDSPSGQPPHASPGMRPWDDDEEEEEEEEGIGSSPVKSPGDYFTCGSPYGRQLREGSSSPLPDCPGTPPHKTFRKLRLFDTPHTPKSLLSKARGLGSSGLRNRGVALFKDLEKSDKRDCVYRAPQVNINPFTPVSLDLQGSNEGCRRRKRAHWNDSCGEDMEGSDCELMEESIRPAKRITITESNMKSRYAIEFHELEKIGSGEFGAVYKCVKRLDGCVYAIKRSKKPLAGSVDEQNALREVYAHAVLGQHPHVVQYYSAWAEDDHMLIQNEYCNGGSLADAISENYRTMCYLTEPELKDLLLQVARGLKYIHSMSLVHMDIKPSNIFISRTKVPSTTMDEADDEDGGPRKVTYKIGDLGHVTLVSSPQVEEGDSRFLANEVLQEDYSHLAKADIFSLALTVWCAAGAEPLPTNGDLWHEIRQGKLPNVPQVLSQEFMDLIKLMVSPDPEKRPSSAALVRHSVLLSASRKSAEQLRIELNAEKFKNALLQKELKKAQIAKAAAEERALFPDRMTTRSTSQNRTTRLIGKKMNRSVSLTIY comes from the exons ATGAGTTTCCCGGACATCCGCCAGAAGCTGATGTTCTCCGCCAGCGACTTTGAGGAGGAGGACGGCAACAGCACTGGCGAGGACTCGGCCTTCCAGGAGTCTGACTCCCCCAGCGGGCAGCCCCCGCACGCGAGCCCCGGGATGCGGCCCTGGGACGACGAcgaggaagaagaagaggaggaggagggcatcGGCTCCTCTCCTGTCAAGTCCCCCGGAGACTACTTCACCTGCGGCTCCCCGTACGGGCGACAGCTGCGGGAGGGCTCCAGCTCCCCGCTCCCGGACTGCCCGGGCACCCCGCCCCACAAGACCTTCCGCAAGCTGCGCCTCTTCGACaccccgcacaccccaaag AGTTTACTCTCCAAAGCCCGCGGCCTGGGCTCCAGCGGATTGAGGAACAGAGGAGTCGCCCTGTTCAAAGACCTGGAAAAGTCAGACAAGAGGGACTGCGTGTACAGAGCCCCCCAAGTGAACATCAACCCCTTCACCCCCGTGTCCTTGGATCTGCAGGGCTCCAACGAAGGCTGCCGGAGGAGGAAGAGGGCGCACTGGAACGA CTCCTGTGGTGAAGATATGGAAGGCAGCGACTGCGAGCTGATGGAGGAAAGCATCCGACCAGCTAAG AGGATCACCATAACGGAGAGTAACATGAAGTCCCGCTACGCCATCGAGTTCCACGAGCTGGAGAAGATCGGCTCTGGAGAGTTTGGGGCGGTATATAAATGTGTCAAGAGGCTCGACGGCTGCGTCTACGCCATTAAACGCTCCAAGAAGCCCCTGGCCGGTTCCGTGGATGA GCAGAATGCCTTGCGGGAAGTGTATGCTCACGCTGTGCTGGGGCAGCATCCGCATGTAGTGCAGTATTATTCAGCGTGGGCCGAGGATGATCACATGCTTATTCAGAACGAGTATTGTAATG GAGGAAGCTTAGCAGATGCCATCAGTGAGAACTACCGCACCATGTGCTACTTGACGGAGCCCGAGCTGAAGGACCTGCTGCTCCAGGTGGCCCGGGGCCTGAAGTACATCCACTCCATGTCTCTGGTGCACATGGATATAAAGCCCA GCAACATATTCATCTCTCGGACAAAGGTTCCCAGCACAACGATGGATGAGGCAGATGACGAGGATGGCGGCCCCCGAAAAGTGACCTATAAAATAG GTGACCTCGGCCACGTGACCCTCGTGTCCAGTCCACAGGTGGAGGAAGGTGATAGTCGTTTTCTGGCCAATGAAGTCTTACAGGAG GATTACTCTCACTTGGCGAAAGCTGACATTTTTTCTCTTGCCTTGACGGTCTGGTGCGCTGCAGGGGCCGAACCGCTCCCAACTAATGGGGACCTGTGGCATGAAATTAGGCAAGGCAAGCTGCCCAATGTGCCACAGGTGCTGTCCCAGGAGTTCATGGATCTAATCAAG CTCATGGTTTCTCCAGATCCAGAGAAACGGCCTTCATCTGCGGCCCTTGTCAGACACTCTGTTCTCCTGTCTGCATCACGAAAGAGCGCCGAGCAGCTGAGGATAGAGCTCAATGCAGAGAAGTTTAAGAACGCGCTTCTGCAGAA GGAACTGAAGAAAGCTCAGATAGCAAAAGCTGCAGCAGAGGAGCGAGCGCTATTTCCTGACAGAATGACCACGCGATCCACGTCGCAGAACAGAACCACCCGCCTCATAGGCAAGAAAATGAACCGCTCAGTCAGCTTGACTATATATTGA